A region of Oncorhynchus kisutch isolate 150728-3 linkage group LG29, Okis_V2, whole genome shotgun sequence DNA encodes the following proteins:
- the LOC109873649 gene encoding ras-related protein Rab-39B: MEAIWLYQFRLIVIGDSTVGKSCLIRRFTEGRFAHVSDPTVGVDFFSRLVEIEPGKRIKLQIWDTAGQERFRSITRAYYRNSVGGLLLFDITNRRSFQNVHEWLEEARSHVQPHSIVFLLVGHKCDLEPQRQVSQQEAEKLAGTYGMRYVETSARDAINVEKAFTELTRDIFELVKSGDINIQEGWEGVKSGLVPNVVHSSEEVTKSGRRCLC, from the exons ATGGAAGCGATATGGCTGTACCAGTTTCGACTCATCGTCATTGGGGACTCGACAGTAGGAAAGTCGTGCCTGATCCGGCGATTCACAGAGGGACGCTTTGCGCATGTGTCCGACCCCACAGTCGGTGTAGACTTCTTCTCACGCCTAGTGGAGATAGAACCAGGCAAACGCATTAAACTTCAAATCTGGGACACAGCCGGACAAGAGCGATTCAG gTCTATTACCAGGGCTTATTACCGTAACTCTGTTGGGGGGCTGCTGCTGTTCGACATCACCAACCGTCGCTCCTTCCAGAATGTGCATGAGTGGCTGGAGGAGGCCCGGAGTCACGTCCAGCCTCACAGCATCGTCTTTCTGTTGGTGGGCCACAAGTGCGACCTGGAGCCCCAGAGGCAGGTGAGCCAGCAAGAGGCGGAGAAGCTGGCAGGTACCTATGGTATGCGCTACGTGGAGACATCGGCTCGCGACGCCATCAACGTGGAAAAGGCCTTCACTGAGCTAACGCGGGACATCTTTGAGCTCGTGAAGAGCGGTGACATCAACATCCAGGAGGGTTGGGAGGGGGTGAAGAGTGGCTTGGTGCCCAACGTGGTGCACTCCTCAGAAGAGGTCACCAAGAGTGGCCGGCGGTGCCTCTGCTGA